A window of Haliscomenobacter hydrossis DSM 1100 contains these coding sequences:
- a CDS encoding choice-of-anchor L domain-containing protein: MWNIASVAFLLIEMFSQTPAAKAPEPLAGIDAIQRYTVERLVQDIFVGGACKNTFNIKGIGNNAGIGYFENGQSIIGINRGVILSTGPIENCEGPNDSRRASGDFKDVTGDPDLKQLSQLNIQDAVGIEFDFTPLDSLVTFRYVFASEEYCEFVGSNFNDVFGFFVSGPGINGPFSNNAINVALVPGSQDYVSINTINHNVNTNYFVRNELKDDADRCGIPWTAPPNLGNIQYDGFTRVMTATLKLVPCQTYHLRLMISDVNDGQFDSAVFLEAESFNIGGSINLAVGNGVQEDTITEGCSEGQFMVSRKDPTQTTLPLTIGIRVANASAAKAGIDFNALPSSVTIPSGQVSTTIKIESILDQINEGLEDIILELDFPCSCISDTARLFIEDPPPLETGLQTVESCIGDTVLLQLSPSGGVPPYRIRWSNGDSLTTFKAVANVDTTYRLNMRDLCGRSIDDVVIVRRRRPPQARLNSLREVCFNDTVSIPIYFTGFAPYKFTYAVNGVAQQSIETFDNPYIISTNQEGRIELLNFRDAICAGNVSGKAEIRNYQIKTLASTKQVSCFAANDGSIIIDAAGGTAPYRFNWSGSADTDAEAQNLAAGKYGVTITDANGCFTNLEVELREPPLLDSISFDCQEFSGPFISFAASGGTPPYLYSVNGAPFQNEQVFSQLNSGERYDLRIQDAGGCQISQNFIMPSRFDEMVELDPTVLLELGQEYTLSPKLNIPESLVKTIKWLPETGLSCTDCLKPQLNALKNDTYTIQMEDIFGCIGAAFVNVKVNLQIDLYVPNAFSPNGDGLNDLLVIHGNRDQIRRIVSVQIYNRWGLMIHQDQDYLPNEGRRGWDGRYKGLDLRPDVYTYVVTVELADGQLQMAKGDVLLMR; the protein is encoded by the coding sequence ATGTGGAATATTGCCTCCGTTGCGTTTTTGTTAATCGAGATGTTCAGTCAAACTCCTGCTGCCAAAGCTCCCGAACCTTTGGCTGGCATTGATGCCATTCAGCGCTATACGGTGGAGCGTTTGGTACAGGATATCTTCGTAGGTGGGGCGTGTAAAAACACGTTCAACATCAAAGGAATTGGCAACAATGCCGGCATTGGTTATTTTGAAAATGGCCAATCAATTATTGGCATCAACCGGGGAGTGATTTTGTCTACCGGGCCCATCGAAAACTGTGAAGGGCCCAATGATTCCCGACGCGCCAGTGGCGACTTTAAAGATGTAACCGGCGATCCCGATCTGAAACAATTGTCGCAACTCAACATTCAGGATGCCGTGGGCATTGAATTTGATTTTACGCCCCTCGACTCGCTGGTCACCTTTCGCTACGTTTTTGCTTCCGAAGAATATTGTGAGTTTGTTGGCTCCAACTTCAACGATGTGTTTGGTTTTTTTGTCAGTGGCCCTGGCATCAATGGCCCTTTTAGCAACAATGCCATCAACGTTGCGCTGGTACCCGGTAGCCAGGATTACGTGTCCATCAATACCATCAACCACAACGTCAATACCAATTATTTTGTCCGCAACGAACTCAAAGATGACGCCGACCGTTGTGGCATTCCCTGGACTGCACCTCCCAATTTGGGCAATATCCAATATGATGGGTTCACCAGGGTCATGACCGCTACCTTAAAACTCGTTCCATGCCAGACCTACCACCTGCGCCTGATGATTTCTGACGTGAATGATGGCCAGTTCGACTCCGCCGTTTTTCTTGAAGCAGAGAGTTTCAATATTGGGGGCAGCATCAATTTGGCTGTGGGGAACGGCGTCCAGGAAGATACCATCACGGAGGGATGTAGCGAAGGCCAGTTTATGGTCAGCCGCAAAGATCCTACCCAAACTACCCTCCCCCTGACCATCGGGATCCGGGTAGCCAATGCCAGCGCGGCAAAAGCTGGTATAGATTTTAATGCTTTGCCCTCTTCTGTAACCATTCCCAGTGGTCAGGTTTCCACCACCATCAAAATTGAATCCATCCTGGATCAAATCAACGAAGGTTTGGAAGACATCATCCTGGAACTGGATTTCCCCTGTTCTTGTATCAGCGATACCGCGCGCTTGTTCATCGAAGACCCTCCCCCTTTAGAAACGGGTTTACAAACGGTGGAATCTTGTATTGGTGATACGGTACTGTTGCAGCTCAGCCCCAGCGGAGGGGTGCCTCCCTATCGCATTCGCTGGTCAAATGGCGATAGCCTAACGACCTTCAAAGCCGTTGCCAATGTGGACACCACTTACCGGCTCAACATGCGCGATTTGTGTGGACGGAGTATCGACGATGTCGTCATTGTGCGCCGCCGTAGGCCTCCTCAAGCACGACTCAACAGTTTGCGCGAGGTTTGTTTCAACGATACCGTTTCGATTCCTATTTACTTTACGGGCTTCGCACCCTATAAGTTTACCTATGCAGTAAATGGCGTAGCCCAGCAAAGCATCGAAACCTTCGACAATCCCTACATCATCAGTACCAATCAGGAAGGGCGGATTGAATTGCTGAATTTTCGCGATGCCATTTGTGCAGGGAATGTGAGTGGAAAGGCCGAAATACGCAATTACCAAATCAAAACCCTGGCCAGCACTAAACAAGTGAGTTGTTTTGCCGCCAATGACGGTTCCATTATCATTGATGCTGCCGGGGGCACTGCGCCCTATCGGTTCAATTGGAGTGGCAGCGCCGATACCGATGCTGAAGCCCAAAACCTGGCCGCAGGAAAATATGGCGTTACCATCACCGATGCCAATGGCTGTTTTACCAATTTGGAAGTTGAGCTTAGGGAACCTCCATTGCTAGACTCAATTAGCTTCGATTGCCAGGAGTTCAGCGGGCCATTTATTTCGTTTGCCGCATCGGGGGGTACTCCTCCTTATTTGTACAGCGTCAATGGTGCTCCTTTTCAAAATGAGCAGGTGTTTAGCCAGCTCAATTCCGGAGAGCGCTACGACTTGCGCATTCAGGATGCCGGAGGCTGCCAGATTTCCCAAAATTTCATTATGCCTTCCCGTTTTGATGAAATGGTTGAACTTGATCCTACCGTTTTATTGGAGCTGGGACAAGAATATACCCTTAGCCCGAAACTCAACATCCCCGAGAGTTTGGTCAAAACCATCAAATGGCTACCCGAAACGGGCTTGAGTTGTACGGATTGCCTCAAACCCCAACTGAATGCCCTGAAAAACGATACGTATACCATTCAAATGGAGGATATTTTTGGATGCATTGGTGCGGCGTTTGTCAACGTCAAGGTCAATCTCCAAATTGACTTGTACGTCCCCAATGCCTTTTCACCCAATGGCGATGGCCTGAACGACCTTTTGGTGATACACGGCAACCGCGATCAAATTCGCCGGATTGTCAGCGTTCAGATTTACAACCGCTGGGGCTTAATGATCCACCAGGATCAGGACTACCTGCCCAACGAAGGCCGCCGCGGCTGGGACGGACGCTACAAAGGATTGGACCTGCGCCCGGATGTATATACGTATGTGGTGACGGTAGAATTGGCTGATGGGCAGTTGCAAATGGCGAAGGGAGATGTATTGTTGATGCGGTAA
- a CDS encoding bifunctional UDP-3-O-[3-hydroxymyristoyl] N-acetylglucosamine deacetylase/3-hydroxyacyl-ACP dehydratase translates to MTKQRTIKKATSLSGVGLHTGKVVTLTFNPAPENHGHKFQRVDLSGQPIVNADVSRVISTTRGTTIKSDEAQVSTIEHVLSALVGLGIDNILMTIDGPEVPILDGSAFHFVKALSEAGTEDQEADREYFEITEPITYRDEATGAELMALPHDGFEVITMIDFNSKVLGQQYAQLYSLDDYEKEIAPCRTFVFLHEVEALFSQNLIKGGDLDNAIVIADRPVEQEELDNLATKLGKPSIKIDKEGILNTVQLQFKNEPARHKLLDVIGDISLLGKPIKGKIVATKPGHTANYEFTKLLKRQYLEDRKLKGKPKYDPDKEPLFDTVKVASWLPHRYPFLLVDKIIELSNSHVVGIKNVTFNEGFFQGHFPGNPVFPGVLQIEAMAQTGGILALSTVADPGNWDTYFLKIEEAKFKSKVAPGDTLVIKMELLAPIRRGICQMQGTIYVGNKIVSEAGLTAQIVKRS, encoded by the coding sequence ATGACCAAACAACGTACCATTAAAAAAGCCACCTCGCTGAGTGGAGTGGGCTTACACACGGGTAAAGTTGTGACTTTGACCTTCAACCCGGCCCCGGAAAATCATGGCCATAAATTCCAACGGGTAGATTTATCAGGCCAGCCCATCGTAAATGCCGATGTAAGTCGGGTCATTTCTACTACCCGTGGCACCACCATTAAATCCGACGAAGCGCAGGTCAGCACCATCGAACATGTTTTATCCGCATTGGTTGGATTGGGCATTGACAACATTTTGATGACCATCGATGGCCCGGAAGTGCCCATTTTGGATGGCAGCGCCTTCCACTTCGTGAAGGCCCTGAGTGAAGCCGGTACCGAAGACCAGGAAGCAGATCGGGAGTATTTTGAAATCACCGAACCCATCACCTATCGGGATGAGGCCACAGGTGCAGAACTGATGGCGCTTCCCCACGACGGTTTCGAAGTCATCACCATGATTGACTTCAACTCCAAGGTGCTGGGTCAACAATACGCCCAACTTTATAGCCTCGACGACTATGAGAAAGAGATTGCACCTTGTCGGACTTTTGTGTTTCTCCATGAAGTGGAGGCCCTCTTTAGTCAAAACCTGATTAAAGGAGGAGACCTCGACAATGCCATTGTGATTGCCGATCGCCCCGTTGAACAGGAAGAATTGGATAACCTGGCGACCAAACTGGGCAAACCCAGCATCAAAATTGACAAGGAGGGGATCTTAAATACGGTTCAGTTGCAGTTCAAAAATGAACCCGCCCGGCACAAGTTACTCGATGTAATTGGGGACATTTCTTTGTTGGGCAAACCCATCAAAGGGAAAATTGTCGCCACCAAACCCGGTCATACCGCCAATTATGAGTTTACCAAACTCCTGAAGCGGCAGTACCTGGAAGACCGCAAACTCAAAGGAAAACCCAAATACGACCCCGATAAAGAACCCTTGTTTGACACTGTAAAAGTAGCCAGTTGGTTGCCTCACCGCTACCCTTTCCTGCTGGTTGACAAAATTATCGAGCTATCAAATAGTCATGTAGTTGGCATAAAAAATGTTACTTTTAACGAAGGATTCTTCCAAGGGCATTTTCCTGGCAACCCTGTTTTTCCTGGTGTACTTCAAATCGAGGCAATGGCACAAACTGGCGGGATACTGGCCTTGTCCACCGTGGCAGATCCAGGAAACTGGGATACTTACTTTTTAAAGATTGAAGAAGCTAAATTTAAAAGTAAAGTAGCTCCGGGCGATACTCTAGTGATAAAAATGGAGCTTCTGGCACCTATCCGTCGCGGGATCTGCCAAATGCAAGGAACCATCTATGTAGGCAACAAAATTGTTTCGGAAGCGGGTCTAACCGCCCAAATCGTCAAGCGATCTTGA
- the hemC gene encoding hydroxymethylbilane synthase: protein MDQTIRIGTRGSKLALWQAEFTREKLREAGYASELVIIKTTGDNTQHLNLSFDKIEGKGFFTKEIEDALLRGDVDMAVHSMKDMPTSSPDGLVLTAVSYREDPADWLLVRKESLEEGQRFQLKQNPIVGTSSARRKAQILDLRPDATLKDIRGNVPTRVDKLLQGEFDAIMLAAAGLSRLELDLSAVHVVKFDPREFIPAPAQGVLAYQACTEDKVIRKALQHLHHSDVSLVTNIERRILQLMEGGCQMPLGVYCEHDAAGNYHVWAAKADAWNAPVKKVRQSSSTSYLLAEKVAEELKK, encoded by the coding sequence TTGGACCAAACCATACGCATTGGTACCCGCGGCAGCAAATTGGCGCTGTGGCAAGCCGAATTCACCCGTGAAAAATTACGCGAAGCTGGTTATGCTTCGGAATTGGTGATCATCAAAACAACTGGAGACAATACCCAGCACCTCAACCTCAGTTTTGATAAAATTGAAGGCAAAGGTTTTTTTACCAAAGAAATTGAAGATGCACTCCTGCGTGGAGATGTAGATATGGCGGTGCATTCGATGAAAGACATGCCCACCAGTTCGCCGGATGGCCTGGTGCTCACGGCGGTTTCTTACCGTGAAGATCCCGCCGATTGGCTCCTGGTGCGCAAAGAAAGTCTGGAAGAAGGACAGCGTTTTCAGTTGAAACAAAACCCTATTGTGGGCACTTCTTCGGCGCGACGCAAAGCCCAAATCCTGGATTTGCGCCCTGATGCAACCCTCAAAGACATACGTGGCAATGTACCTACCCGGGTGGATAAGTTATTGCAAGGGGAGTTTGATGCCATCATGTTGGCGGCAGCGGGTTTGAGCCGATTGGAACTCGACCTCAGCGCCGTACACGTTGTCAAGTTTGATCCTCGGGAGTTCATTCCCGCTCCAGCTCAGGGCGTGCTGGCTTATCAAGCGTGTACCGAAGACAAAGTTATACGTAAGGCACTACAACACCTGCACCACTCCGACGTGAGTTTGGTCACCAATATTGAGCGCCGCATTTTGCAACTGATGGAAGGGGGCTGCCAAATGCCCCTGGGTGTGTATTGTGAACATGATGCTGCGGGCAATTACCATGTTTGGGCTGCCAAAGCCGATGCCTGGAACGCACCCGTCAAAAAGGTACGCCAATCCTCCAGTACCAGTTATTTGCTGGCGGAAAAGGTGGCGGAGGAGTTGAAAAAATAG
- a CDS encoding ABC transporter ATP-binding protein: MKVELQQVGKRFRRDWILRGVDLLIEPGSRMAITGPNGSGKSTLLKMICGHLTPSKGQVAYSIADKKLELDQVYAHLAYAAPYIELIEEFSLQEAIDFHRKFKPFQHNLSTNDIIALLGFERSRTNEVRNFSSGMKQRLKLVLAICSSAPLLLLDEPTTNLDAQGSEWYAELIAEFGASRSIIVASNVETDYSFCDSAVNILAYK; the protein is encoded by the coding sequence ATGAAGGTTGAACTGCAACAAGTAGGGAAACGATTCCGCCGCGATTGGATTTTGCGTGGCGTTGACTTGCTGATTGAACCCGGAAGCCGCATGGCCATTACTGGTCCCAACGGCTCCGGAAAGTCGACCTTGTTAAAAATGATTTGTGGGCATCTGACCCCCTCAAAAGGCCAGGTGGCCTATAGTATAGCCGACAAAAAATTGGAACTTGATCAGGTGTACGCCCATTTGGCTTACGCAGCGCCCTATATTGAGCTCATTGAGGAATTCAGTTTGCAGGAGGCCATTGATTTTCACCGCAAATTCAAACCTTTTCAACACAACCTCAGTACCAACGACATCATCGCCCTCCTGGGTTTTGAGCGCTCGCGTACCAACGAGGTGCGCAATTTTTCTTCGGGGATGAAACAACGCCTGAAACTGGTCTTGGCCATTTGTTCCTCCGCCCCCTTACTTTTATTGGACGAACCCACCACCAATCTGGATGCACAGGGATCGGAATGGTACGCTGAACTAATCGCTGAATTTGGCGCTTCGCGCAGCATCATAGTCGCCTCCAATGTGGAAACGGATTATTCTTTTTGTGATTCTGCGGTGAATATTTTGGCTTACAAATAA
- a CDS encoding uroporphyrinogen-III synthase, which yields MTIFISRQLSPDSPFYHLLPADKVKIIGESLVAFEVLEFGTLPEVDWCFFSSRNAVHFFFQGLKAAGLNLPSAVKLAVLGDGTAKALKQQGHVADFAGNGDPQTVGEAFGIVAAGQSVLFPRAAQSRESIQKILADAVTIFDLVVYNNVPRKDFVLPAADVLVFTSPLNAQAYFSCYPQQDGQTTVAIGQTTLQALTELGIKNVHTAATPTEEVLAEICKSQLAI from the coding sequence ATGACCATCTTCATCTCCCGTCAACTAAGCCCGGACAGCCCCTTCTACCATCTACTTCCCGCCGATAAGGTAAAGATCATTGGGGAGTCTTTGGTTGCTTTCGAAGTACTGGAGTTCGGTACTTTGCCGGAAGTAGATTGGTGTTTCTTTTCAAGCCGCAATGCCGTACATTTTTTTTTTCAAGGCCTAAAAGCGGCGGGACTCAATTTACCTTCGGCTGTAAAACTGGCTGTGTTGGGTGACGGAACGGCCAAGGCTTTGAAACAACAAGGCCATGTTGCCGATTTTGCTGGGAATGGAGACCCCCAAACGGTAGGAGAGGCCTTTGGCATCGTGGCGGCAGGTCAAAGCGTTTTGTTTCCCCGGGCCGCCCAATCTCGTGAGAGCATTCAAAAAATATTGGCTGATGCTGTAACCATCTTCGATTTGGTGGTTTATAATAATGTACCCCGTAAGGATTTTGTATTGCCGGCAGCGGATGTGCTGGTGTTTACCAGTCCGCTCAATGCGCAGGCGTATTTTTCGTGTTATCCCCAACAGGATGGACAAACTACGGTAGCCATTGGGCAAACTACCTTGCAGGCCCTGACCGAACTGGGTATAAAAAATGTACACACGGCAGCTACTCCCACGGAGGAAGTACTGGCAGAAATTTGTAAATCACAGCTTGCGATATGA
- the lpxA gene encoding acyl-ACP--UDP-N-acetylglucosamine O-acyltransferase, whose amino-acid sequence MNQQHLSSVHPDAKIGSNVTISPFCFIDKDVVIGDNTWIGPNVTIFDGARIGNNVRIFPGAVIAGIPQDLKFQGEITTATIGDNSTIREFVTVNRGTAAAGSTVVGKNCLIMAYAHVAHDCILGNHVILANNVNLAGHVVIEDWAILEGLVAVQQFTRIGAHSFIAGGSLVRKHVPPFVKAAREPLSYAGVNVVGLQRRNFSAEQINHIHEIYRILFVKGVRLSKAIEIIEDQIEPTTERSNILDFVRNKPEIMKGLRHINGSALTNEG is encoded by the coding sequence ATGAACCAGCAGCACCTTTCTTCTGTACACCCCGATGCAAAAATCGGGTCCAATGTGACGATCAGCCCATTTTGTTTTATAGACAAAGATGTCGTCATCGGAGACAATACCTGGATTGGGCCAAATGTCACCATTTTTGATGGTGCCCGTATCGGCAACAATGTACGTATCTTCCCTGGGGCAGTCATCGCGGGTATCCCTCAAGATCTGAAATTTCAGGGCGAAATCACTACCGCTACGATTGGAGACAATTCCACGATCCGGGAATTTGTCACGGTCAACCGGGGCACTGCCGCCGCTGGCAGCACTGTGGTGGGTAAAAATTGCCTCATCATGGCCTATGCGCATGTTGCTCATGATTGTATCCTGGGAAACCATGTGATCCTGGCCAATAATGTGAATCTGGCTGGCCATGTCGTGATTGAAGATTGGGCCATTTTAGAAGGCCTGGTTGCCGTCCAGCAATTCACCCGCATTGGTGCCCACAGCTTCATTGCTGGCGGTTCATTGGTGCGCAAGCACGTCCCACCTTTTGTGAAGGCTGCACGCGAACCGCTCTCCTATGCCGGGGTCAACGTCGTTGGGCTACAACGCAGGAATTTTTCGGCGGAACAAATCAACCACATCCATGAAATTTACCGCATCCTCTTTGTAAAAGGAGTGCGCTTATCGAAGGCGATTGAGATCATCGAAGACCAGATTGAGCCAACTACCGAACGTTCAAATATCCTGGATTTTGTACGCAACAAGCCTGAGATCATGAAAGGCCTGCGCCACATCAATGGAAGTGCACTGACCAATGAAGGTTGA
- a CDS encoding aldose 1-epimerase, which translates to MYKHTTEAFGAFTKHILFNEKTGNKLAILPEYGGIVLELQLKGVNVVDAYQTPQEVINNSWSKNTVLYPFPNRLKDGSYHWAGKTHRFFTNESLTNTALHGFGQDKPMKVTMVEAEATSAAFTCLYTDYGTHEAYPFRFSVEMAFTLADDTGFTLQLAFRNHDEQPIPAGLGWHPYFTLGPKADAFTLQMPECSLVGIDERMLPTGKTYEYDEFSTLRPVGITVLDNCFALPVQEGKAEVVLQGELGTLHYWQETGTGKYNFLQVFIPPLRHCIALEPMTCAPDAFNNGMGLARLEPGEMLKGSFGVWVEG; encoded by the coding sequence ATGTACAAACATACCACCGAAGCCTTTGGCGCTTTCACCAAACACATCCTGTTCAACGAAAAAACGGGCAATAAGCTGGCGATTCTACCGGAATATGGAGGGATTGTGCTGGAGCTTCAGCTCAAAGGAGTGAACGTAGTGGATGCTTATCAAACGCCGCAGGAGGTGATCAACAATTCCTGGTCGAAAAACACCGTGTTGTATCCCTTCCCCAATCGGTTGAAGGATGGCAGCTACCACTGGGCTGGAAAAACCCATCGTTTTTTTACCAATGAATCGCTCACCAATACCGCCTTGCATGGCTTTGGTCAGGACAAACCCATGAAGGTGACCATGGTAGAAGCGGAAGCAACCAGCGCAGCTTTCACCTGTTTGTACACCGACTACGGGACCCACGAAGCTTATCCTTTCCGCTTCAGTGTGGAGATGGCGTTTACTCTTGCCGACGATACCGGGTTTACCCTGCAACTGGCTTTCCGCAACCACGATGAGCAGCCGATTCCGGCGGGTTTGGGTTGGCATCCTTATTTTACCCTAGGCCCTAAAGCCGATGCGTTTACATTGCAAATGCCCGAATGCAGCCTGGTGGGCATCGACGAACGGATGCTTCCAACTGGAAAGACTTACGAATACGATGAGTTCAGCACCTTGCGCCCAGTAGGCATTACCGTGCTCGACAATTGTTTTGCGCTGCCCGTACAAGAGGGTAAAGCGGAGGTGGTTCTACAAGGCGAACTCGGCACCCTGCATTATTGGCAAGAAACGGGCACGGGCAAGTACAATTTTCTTCAGGTGTTTATCCCACCGCTCCGCCACTGCATCGCCCTGGAGCCGATGACTTGTGCGCCAGATGCCTTTAACAATGGCATGGGACTGGCTAGGTTGGAGCCGGGAGAAATGTTGAAGGGGAGTTTTGGGGTTTGGGTGGAGGGCTGA
- the lpxD gene encoding UDP-3-O-(3-hydroxymyristoyl)glucosamine N-acyltransferase, with protein MEITVKDLASLLNGTIEGDPDLRLTRPGKIEEGGAGVITFLGNAKYEPYLYTTSASAVLVNRNFQPKSPIQATLIRVDDVYACIALLLEKFGAPAPKSSGIHPQSIIHPSAKLGQNISIGPLTIIEEDVEIGDNVYIEAQVFIGRGSKIGADCRFLVGVKILHECSIGDRCLFHPGVVIGADGFGFAPQEDGSYKKINQIGTVVVEDDVEIGANSTVDRASIGSTILRRGVKLDNLVQIAHNVEIGENTVIAAQVGIAGSSKIGKNCQIGGQVAVAGHLKVADGTRVQGKSGVASNVKEPNQALFGYPAIDYHQFIRAHTIFKQLPELAKRLHELEKRLSKNED; from the coding sequence ATGGAAATAACAGTAAAAGATCTCGCAAGCTTACTAAACGGAACGATTGAAGGCGACCCAGACCTTAGGCTAACGCGTCCTGGAAAAATAGAAGAAGGTGGAGCAGGTGTAATCACCTTTTTGGGAAATGCCAAATATGAGCCTTACCTATATACTACCTCAGCAAGTGCAGTACTGGTCAACCGAAATTTTCAGCCTAAATCACCGATTCAAGCTACATTGATCCGCGTGGACGATGTATATGCCTGTATTGCTTTATTGTTGGAGAAATTTGGTGCACCCGCACCCAAATCCAGCGGAATACATCCACAAAGCATCATCCATCCGAGTGCTAAACTGGGCCAAAACATTTCGATTGGCCCGCTTACCATCATTGAAGAAGACGTAGAAATTGGCGACAATGTTTACATCGAAGCGCAGGTCTTCATTGGCCGTGGCAGTAAAATTGGTGCCGATTGCCGTTTTCTGGTTGGCGTCAAAATACTCCATGAATGCAGCATCGGTGATCGTTGTTTGTTTCATCCGGGGGTAGTCATTGGTGCCGATGGATTTGGATTTGCACCACAAGAAGACGGATCTTATAAAAAGATCAACCAGATTGGCACTGTGGTCGTTGAGGATGATGTAGAAATTGGGGCCAATTCAACGGTTGATCGCGCATCAATTGGCTCAACTATCCTTCGCAGGGGGGTGAAATTGGATAATTTGGTGCAAATTGCCCACAATGTGGAAATTGGTGAAAATACCGTCATTGCGGCTCAGGTTGGGATAGCAGGGAGTTCAAAGATTGGGAAAAATTGCCAGATTGGCGGCCAGGTTGCCGTTGCGGGTCACCTCAAAGTAGCCGATGGAACCCGAGTGCAAGGCAAAAGTGGCGTTGCCTCCAATGTCAAAGAACCCAACCAGGCGCTGTTTGGTTATCCGGCCATCGATTACCATCAATTTATTCGTGCCCATACCATATTCAAACAACTTCCAGAGTTGGCCAAACGTTTACACGAACTGGAAAAACGACTGTCCAAAAATGAGGATTGA